From the genome of Homalodisca vitripennis isolate AUS2020 chromosome 8, UT_GWSS_2.1, whole genome shotgun sequence, one region includes:
- the LOC124367838 gene encoding protein FAM166C B-like, with protein MAPMDFPPPTLHVFMGSYAPINQGFGSLYQTENTNFFQNYRNETLSRFAMPTYHWGYTRTPYSPRADLVGAYRKANWKKLLETPSVKVRLIDEARSQEVDDFYKLCQMHRDQYKDHTGRLHPLRFFQNADTKWNAPNLTQTYLEFPTKFVEYKKPPVLPKTYARSVPLPILPGRTLAGRYYQGSDNFYNR; from the exons atgGCACCAATGGATTTTCCCCCTCCAACCCTCCATGTTTTCATGGGCTCCTATGCTCCCATAAACCAAGGATTCGGTTCCTTGTACCAAACCGAAAACACAAACTTCTTCCAGAATTACAGAAACGAGACTCTTTCAAGGTTTGCG ATGCCTACCTACCACTGGGGTTACACCCGAACTCCATATTCCCCCCGAGCAGATCTAGTGGGTGCGTACCGCAAGGCTAACTGGAAGAAACTCCTTGAGACCCCTTCAGTGAAAGTAAGACTCATTGATGAGGCACGCAGTCAAGAGGTTGACGATTTTTATAAG CTTTGTCAAATGCACCGGGATCAATACAAGGACCATACAGGCAGATTGCACCCCCTGCGATTTTTCCAGAATGCTGATACCAAGTGGAATGCCCCAAATTTAACACA GACCTATCTGGAGTTCCCCACCAAGTTTGTGGAATATAAGAAACCTCCGGTACTGCCCAAGACCTATGCACGCTCTGTGCCACTGCCAATTTTGCCCGGGCGAACCTTAGCGGGCAGATACTATCAGGGAAGTGATAACTTCTACAACCGTTAA